In the genome of Oncorhynchus clarkii lewisi isolate Uvic-CL-2024 chromosome 22, UVic_Ocla_1.0, whole genome shotgun sequence, one region contains:
- the LOC139380693 gene encoding probable serpin E3 — MCRLSMTSLFVYFWLVERGQCDAFSLQDTMGELHTEFAVNLYQTLTETENNSNLIVSPASVSLSLGLLQLGARGNTLAQLVAALGYDINDMQVQDFLLRSQGDVGNSSHGVRLRQACVLFVQSGVQLLPVFTQHAAALGNSSLVRANFSQPNHTRSQLQQWGRNHGTGEPLQSGGSGELFGSGEAQEETSLWGQRLQMALVNTVNFRGVWQKQFLFTDTQNLPFTLSDGSTIKVPMMHQATEVNFGQFRTLSDQRYTVLELPYLGRSLGLLVALPSDRKTPLSSLESQLTPSAVATWDTGLRRTKMDVFLPRFKMQNRFNLRLILPSMGVSDAFNPMAADFTGLSAEEGLYVSDAFHEARIEVTEDGTKAAAVTSMVLLKRSRAPVFKADRPFFFLLRQVSTGSVLFMGRVVNPADQAP; from the exons ATGTGTCGCCTGTCGATGACCTCGCTGTTCGTCTACTTCTGGTTGGTGGAGAGGGGTCAGTGTGACGCCTTCAGCCTTCAAGACACCATGGGAGAGCTGCACACAGAGTTCGCCGTCAACCTTTACCAAACGCTCACCGAGACAGAGAACAACTCCAACTTGATAGTGTCGCCGGCGAGCGTCTCGCTGTCCTTGGGTCTTCTGCAGCTGGGCGCCCGCGGCAACACGCTGGCGCAACTGGTGGCCGCACTGGGGTATGACATCAACG ATATGCAGGTGCAGGACTTCCTGTTGCGGTCGCAGGGGGATGTGGGTAACTCCAGTCACGGGGTGCGGCTCCGGCAGGCCTGCGTTCTATTCGTCCAGAGCGGCGTCCAGCTACTTCCTGTTTTTACCCAGCATGCAGCAGCCTTGGGCAACAGCAGTCTGGTGCGAGCCAACTTCAGCCAGCCCAACCACACCCGAAGCCAGCTGCAACAGTGGGGACGTAACCACGGCACCGGTGAGCCGCTCCAGTCCGGTGGCAGCGGGGAGCTGTTTGGGTCTGGCGAGGCCCAGGAAGAGACCTCGTTGTGGGGCCAGCGGCTGCAGATGGCCCTGGTCAACACTGTAAACTTCCGGGGCGTGTGGCAGAAACAGTTCCTCTTCACAGACACCCAGAACCTTCCCTTCACCCTGTCGGACGGCAGCACCATCAAGGTGCCCATGATGCACCAGGCCACAGAGGTCAACTTTG GTCAGTTCCGCACCTTGTCTGATCAGCGCTACACAGTTCTGGAGCTGCCGTACCTGGGCCGCTCCCTCGGTCTGCTGGTAGCTCTGCCCAGCGACAGGAAGACGCCACTGTCCTCTCTGGAATCCCAGCTAACTCCCAGCGCTGTGGCCACCTGGGACACTGGCCTCCGTAGAACCAAGATGGATGTCTTTCTCCCCAG GTTTAAAATGCAGAACAGGTTCAACCTGAGGTTGATTCTGCCGTCAATGGGGGTCAGTGACGCCTTCAATCCAATGGCAGCAGACTTCACTGGACTCTCAG CAGAGGAGGGCCTGTATGTGTCAGATGCCTTTCATGAGGCCAGGATAGAGGTAACAGAGGACGGGACCAAAGCAGCGGCAGTAACATCTATGGTGCTACTCAAACGATCCCGAGCTCCCGTCTTCAAAGCAGACAGACCTTTCTTCTTCCTCCTGCGACAAGTCAGCACAG gatCTGTTCTATTTATGGGGCGTGTGGTGAATCCAGCTGATCAGGCACCCTAG